In Sphingomonas psychrotolerans, the following proteins share a genomic window:
- a CDS encoding ArdC family protein: MNDKSETSRQSLYSEVTGRVIAELEQGRLPWVQPWDGAACGCTMPHNAGSGRRYSGVNVLILWAAVIEGGYTSQRWLTYWQAQAAGGKVRKGERGTTVCYADRFTPKDEEEQARVEDREARQVAFLKRFTVFNVDQCEGLPDALTSVPEVAAEAEILPQVQALIDASGADFRVGGSEAYYSPGADFVAVPPQGAFGEPINWYRTALHELGHWTGHRSRLDRYQRGGFGSADYAHEELVAEMASAFACASLAIQPTVRHADYIGSWLAVLREDEKAIFRAASAASKAADYLLAFAPEAVS; encoded by the coding sequence CTGGGTGCAGCCTTGGGATGGCGCGGCGTGTGGGTGCACCATGCCCCACAATGCTGGGTCCGGGCGGCGCTATTCCGGGGTCAACGTGCTAATCCTCTGGGCGGCGGTGATCGAGGGTGGCTATACCTCGCAGCGCTGGCTGACCTATTGGCAGGCGCAGGCGGCGGGCGGCAAAGTCCGCAAGGGCGAGCGCGGAACGACCGTCTGTTATGCCGATCGCTTCACCCCGAAGGACGAGGAGGAGCAGGCGCGGGTCGAGGATCGCGAGGCGCGGCAGGTTGCGTTTCTCAAACGATTCACCGTCTTCAATGTGGACCAGTGTGAGGGGCTTCCGGATGCGCTGACCAGCGTGCCGGAGGTTGCGGCCGAGGCCGAAATCCTGCCGCAGGTTCAGGCGCTGATCGATGCGAGCGGTGCTGACTTCCGGGTCGGCGGTAGCGAAGCCTATTATTCGCCAGGTGCGGACTTTGTGGCCGTGCCGCCGCAGGGCGCGTTCGGCGAGCCTATCAACTGGTATCGAACTGCGCTGCACGAGCTCGGCCACTGGACCGGGCATCGCAGCCGGTTGGACCGCTACCAGCGTGGGGGGTTCGGGAGCGCGGACTATGCGCACGAAGAGCTGGTGGCTGAGATGGCGAGCGCCTTTGCTTGCGCGTCGCTGGCGATTCAGCCAACCGTACGGCATGCCGACTATATCGGATCGTGGCTGGCGGTTCTGCGCGAGGATGAGAAGGCGATCTTCCGGGCGGCGAGCGCCGCCAGCAAGGCCGCCGACTATCTGCTCGCCTTTGCACCGGAGGCGGTGTCGTGA
- a CDS encoding sigma factor-like helix-turn-helix DNA-binding protein, which produces MSEDLTQLETIERLEAGLRRMPRLRREIFLALRLDDLSYEEIAERTGLSVKQVERHVARSMLTLLDAVDGRAPQPWWKRLFRRVVARLRR; this is translated from the coding sequence GTGAGCGAGGATCTCACCCAACTGGAGACGATCGAGCGGCTCGAGGCTGGACTGCGCCGGATGCCGAGGTTGCGGCGCGAGATCTTCCTCGCGCTTCGGCTCGACGACCTTTCCTACGAGGAGATCGCCGAGCGCACCGGGCTTAGCGTCAAGCAGGTCGAACGGCACGTCGCGCGCAGCATGCTGACTTTGCTCGACGCCGTTGACGGGCGCGCGCCCCAGCCATGGTGGAAGCGCCTGTTTCGGCGGGTCGTCGCGAGGCTGCGGCGATGA
- a CDS encoding nucleotidyltransferase and HEPN domain-containing protein, translating into MQTSLDHLPPAKQRELERVVRILFEEFADATAIATSPWKKQARILKVILYGSYARGGWVDEPHTAKGYQSDFDLLVIVNHEKLTDRIEYWSTAEDRLNRELAITEALRTPVNFIVHTLAEVNTGLSEGRYFFIDIARDGIALYQSDDTDLPEPKPKTPDQALAMAREYFEEWLPSGDQFFRQYGYAVADGATKVAAFQLHQAAERYYHCVLLVCTFYTPHVHNLGFLRTQAERIDPRLIDVWPRETKADRARFEKLKEAYVKARYSKHYRISEEELTWLGARVEALGRVVQVICEEHIAALERSAAA; encoded by the coding sequence ATGCAGACCAGTCTCGATCATTTGCCACCGGCCAAGCAGCGCGAGCTGGAACGCGTCGTGCGCATCCTGTTCGAGGAGTTTGCCGACGCGACCGCCATCGCCACGTCGCCCTGGAAGAAGCAGGCGCGCATTCTGAAGGTCATCCTCTACGGCAGCTATGCGCGCGGCGGCTGGGTCGACGAACCGCACACCGCCAAGGGCTATCAGTCGGACTTCGATCTGCTGGTGATCGTCAATCACGAGAAGCTGACCGACCGCATCGAATATTGGTCGACCGCCGAGGACCGGCTCAATCGCGAGCTAGCGATTACCGAGGCGCTGCGCACCCCGGTTAATTTCATCGTCCACACGCTCGCCGAGGTGAATACGGGGCTTTCCGAGGGCCGCTATTTCTTCATCGACATCGCCCGCGACGGGATCGCGCTCTACCAGAGCGACGACACCGATCTGCCCGAGCCAAAACCCAAGACTCCCGATCAGGCGTTGGCGATGGCGCGCGAGTATTTTGAGGAGTGGTTGCCGAGCGGCGATCAGTTCTTCCGGCAGTACGGGTATGCGGTTGCCGATGGAGCCACGAAGGTGGCGGCATTCCAACTCCATCAGGCCGCTGAGCGCTATTATCACTGCGTGCTTCTTGTCTGCACCTTCTACACGCCGCACGTTCACAATCTCGGTTTCCTGCGCACCCAGGCCGAGCGGATCGATCCGCGCCTGATCGACGTCTGGCCGCGCGAGACCAAGGCCGATCGCGCGCGGTTCGAGAAGCTCAAGGAAGCCTATGTGAAGGCCCGATACTCAAAGCACTATCGGATCAGCGAAGAAGAGCTGACCTGGCTCGGCGCGCGCGTTGAGGCGCTCGGCCGGGTCGTGCAGGTGATTTGCGAGGAGCACATCGCAGCACTTGAGCGGAGCGCCGCCGCGTGA
- a CDS encoding DUF4291 domain-containing protein has product MVHAKELATEMREIPPQQIRAVYDEHIIRVYQAYGHDIADAALAAGTFVSPPFKLDRMTWIKPSFLWMMYRAGWGFKDAGQSRILAIDISRTGFEWALAHSCSSHADPEMSAAEWAALKDRSPVRIQWDPERDIRLQPLPYRAIQIGLSKEAVSLYITDWISNISDVTGLAHTIHKLVDEGDVAGAQSLLPIERPLQPR; this is encoded by the coding sequence TTGGTCCATGCCAAGGAACTGGCCACAGAAATGAGAGAAATCCCGCCACAGCAGATTCGTGCCGTCTACGACGAGCACATTATTCGAGTGTATCAGGCCTACGGACACGACATCGCCGATGCGGCTTTGGCGGCGGGCACGTTCGTGTCCCCACCATTCAAACTTGATCGGATGACGTGGATCAAGCCGTCGTTCCTCTGGATGATGTATCGGGCAGGATGGGGCTTCAAGGATGCAGGGCAGAGCCGCATCCTTGCCATCGATATCTCTCGCACCGGGTTTGAATGGGCATTGGCCCATAGCTGTTCGAGCCATGCCGATCCGGAGATGAGCGCAGCCGAGTGGGCCGCGCTTAAGGACCGATCACCGGTCCGAATCCAGTGGGACCCTGAACGCGACATCAGGCTTCAGCCGTTGCCATATCGGGCCATCCAGATCGGTCTCAGCAAGGAGGCAGTCAGTCTCTACATCACCGACTGGATTAGCAACATTTCCGACGTGACAGGACTGGCCCATACGATTCACAAATTGGTGGACGAAGGCGATGTAGCTGGAGCCCAGAGCTTGTTGCCGATCGAAAGGCCGCTTCAGCCCCGGTGA
- a CDS encoding DUF7677 family protein, with protein MSKVSHEFSGALRTFAFWVANRTVGLPLLEGIDYSCIFEEPSALEATFAIYANVMEMDDDGKVLNAKWAEHRAAQYILMYVTGQKPEPPFEEWEDALHEPPNKRDVLPWPTDG; from the coding sequence ATGTCAAAAGTCAGCCATGAATTCAGCGGCGCGCTGCGGACATTTGCGTTCTGGGTCGCCAATAGGACGGTCGGCCTACCGCTGCTGGAGGGCATCGACTATTCCTGCATCTTCGAGGAGCCTTCAGCACTCGAAGCCACGTTCGCGATCTATGCGAACGTGATGGAGATGGACGACGACGGGAAGGTGCTCAATGCCAAGTGGGCCGAGCATCGCGCGGCGCAGTATATCCTTATGTATGTCACCGGGCAAAAGCCCGAACCGCCCTTCGAAGAGTGGGAAGACGCGCTCCATGAGCCGCCGAACAAGCGAGATGTTCTGCCTTGGCCGACCGATGGCTGA
- a CDS encoding conjugal transfer protein TraD yields the protein MKRRERTRHLIELGGLVAKAGLVELTEDDRAVIFGSLLETAAILRSERREESLVLWRRRGKRGFDVKVD from the coding sequence ATGAAACGCCGCGAGCGAACGCGCCATCTAATCGAGCTTGGAGGTCTCGTGGCGAAGGCCGGGTTGGTCGAGCTTACCGAAGACGACCGTGCGGTAATCTTCGGCTCCCTGCTCGAAACGGCTGCGATATTGCGCAGCGAACGTCGCGAGGAATCACTGGTGCTCTGGCGCCGCCGGGGAAAGCGCGGTTTCGATGTGAAGGTAGACTAA
- a CDS encoding conjugal transfer protein TraD, whose translation MRKPRDFDAELKVLNDKARQLKDHKLRQLGELVIATDADALPIEQLAGLLLAGVENKDSSAKESWRKRGATFFQRTARLGGSAGERSGGVASGSGSAQSS comes from the coding sequence ATGCGCAAGCCACGCGATTTCGATGCCGAGCTGAAGGTACTTAACGACAAGGCCAGACAGCTTAAGGACCACAAGCTGCGACAGTTGGGCGAACTGGTTATCGCCACTGATGCAGACGCACTGCCGATAGAGCAATTGGCGGGCCTCCTGCTGGCGGGCGTCGAGAACAAGGATTCCAGTGCGAAGGAGAGCTGGCGCAAACGCGGCGCTACATTCTTTCAGCGGACGGCACGGCTTGGCGGAAGCGCTGGCGAGCGTTCTGGCGGCGTTGCGTCGGGCAGCGGCAGCGCGCAATCGTCTTGA
- the traA gene encoding Ti-type conjugative transfer relaxase TraA, translating to MAIYHFSAKIISRANGSSALASAAYRSASRLHDQRLDRHHDFSNKAGVVHSEVLLPDGAPEQFRDRETLWNAVEQAELRKDAQLSREVEFAIPRELEQAEGIRLAREFVEREFVARGMVADLNVHWDIGADGGPKPHAHVMLTTRDVDENGFGKKNRDWNRTELLENWRERWAEHVNERLVELDIDARVDHRSLEAQGIDLEPQHKIGPAASRMAAKGLQLERVDEHREIARSNGAKIIASPGLALDAITRNQATFTTRDLAMFVHRHTEGKDQFDRVMAAVRGSPELVTLGKDGRGADRFTSRDMIETEQRLARATQALAERERHRVTDRDRERAVANAERRGLLLSAEQRSAFERVTGANDLGVVVGYAGTGKSAMLGVARDTWESAGYQVQGLALSGIAAENLESGSGIASRTIASLERQWGQGRERLTPDHVLVIDEAGMIGSRQMERVIAEAEKRGAKVVLVGDPEQLQAIEAGAAFRSVAERHGSVEVTDIRRQREDWQREATRHLATGRTAEALDPYRDAGMVVESETRAAAREALIDRWDGDRTSDPAHSSIILTHTREECDELNGLARDRMKRNGTLVADIAVKTSRGERLFAADDRIMFLRNERELGVKNGSLGTVEQIDPSRMAVRLDDGRHIAFDLKDYSDVTHGYAATIHKAQGVTVDRVHVLATPGLDRHAAYVALSRHRDAVHLHYGRDDFADGDRLARTLSRDRPKDNALDYEQSTTRFAERRGFDRSAILDALAREPLVDGAHTAPEPERRRGRFAGLRLRVPAADVEQKRGRFDGLKLPTAAQPQPVERGSGLAAAVQRYARAVQDIGRMTGQGLPALEYQKAARAQAAQALDVVQKDGARDLNAAFEREPGLVSEAANGRAANAMRQMQLETELRTNPELRADRFVQTWQQLRSQREKLEGWQNEQARDAVENRMRAMAKGLEKDPALGAALSSRGSQLLGRQWSPEWSPGSRDGGIGAAIGDQARTRSVIQQLTFSIDRRRNLGIGL from the coding sequence ATGGCGATCTACCACTTCTCGGCCAAGATCATCTCGCGCGCCAACGGGTCGTCGGCGCTGGCGTCCGCGGCCTATCGCTCTGCCTCGCGGTTGCACGATCAGCGGCTCGATCGCCATCACGACTTCTCGAACAAGGCGGGCGTCGTTCACTCGGAAGTGCTGCTGCCGGACGGCGCACCGGAGCAGTTCCGCGATCGGGAAACGCTATGGAATGCCGTCGAGCAGGCCGAGCTGCGCAAGGACGCCCAGCTCTCTCGTGAGGTGGAGTTCGCGATTCCGCGCGAGCTGGAGCAGGCCGAGGGTATCCGACTGGCTCGCGAGTTCGTTGAGCGGGAGTTCGTCGCGCGCGGGATGGTCGCCGATCTCAATGTGCATTGGGACATCGGCGCAGATGGAGGGCCCAAGCCGCATGCGCACGTGATGCTCACCACGCGTGATGTCGACGAGAACGGCTTCGGCAAGAAGAACCGCGACTGGAATCGCACCGAGCTTCTGGAGAACTGGCGCGAGCGCTGGGCCGAGCACGTCAATGAACGGCTGGTCGAGCTGGATATCGATGCGCGCGTCGATCATCGCTCGCTGGAAGCGCAGGGCATCGACCTCGAGCCTCAGCACAAGATCGGCCCGGCTGCATCGCGGATGGCGGCGAAGGGGCTGCAGCTCGAGCGCGTCGACGAGCATCGCGAGATTGCCCGCTCGAATGGCGCGAAGATCATCGCCAGCCCTGGACTTGCGCTCGATGCGATCACCCGCAACCAGGCGACCTTCACGACGCGCGATCTCGCCATGTTCGTGCACCGGCATACCGAGGGAAAGGACCAGTTCGATCGTGTGATGGCCGCGGTGCGCGGCTCGCCCGAACTGGTCACGCTCGGCAAGGACGGGCGCGGCGCGGACCGTTTCACCAGCCGCGACATGATCGAGACCGAGCAGCGGCTTGCGCGCGCAACACAGGCGCTGGCCGAGCGCGAACGGCATCGCGTCACAGACCGGGACCGTGAACGCGCCGTCGCTAATGCCGAACGGCGCGGCCTCCTGCTTTCCGCCGAGCAGCGGTCAGCGTTCGAGCGTGTGACTGGTGCCAATGATCTCGGCGTCGTGGTCGGCTACGCCGGCACCGGCAAGTCGGCAATGCTCGGCGTCGCGCGAGATACATGGGAGAGCGCCGGCTATCAGGTGCAGGGCCTCGCGCTCTCCGGCATCGCCGCCGAAAATCTGGAGAGCGGCTCAGGCATTGCCTCACGCACGATTGCGAGCCTCGAACGCCAGTGGGGGCAGGGCCGCGAGCGGCTGACGCCCGATCACGTGCTGGTGATCGACGAGGCTGGCATGATCGGCTCACGGCAGATGGAGCGCGTGATTGCCGAAGCCGAGAAGCGGGGTGCCAAGGTGGTGCTGGTCGGCGATCCCGAGCAGCTGCAGGCGATTGAGGCCGGCGCGGCGTTCCGCTCGGTCGCCGAGCGCCACGGCAGTGTCGAGGTCACGGATATTCGCCGCCAGCGCGAAGACTGGCAGCGCGAAGCCACGCGCCATCTCGCCACCGGCCGTACCGCGGAAGCGCTGGACCCCTATCGCGACGCGGGAATGGTGGTCGAGTCGGAGACTCGCGCAGCTGCTCGGGAAGCGCTGATCGACCGCTGGGACGGCGACCGCACCAGCGATCCGGCGCACTCTTCCATCATCCTGACGCATACCCGCGAAGAATGCGACGAACTGAATGGGCTGGCCCGGGATCGAATGAAACGGAACGGGACGTTAGTTGCTGATATTGCTGTAAAAACATCACGCGGCGAGCGCTTGTTTGCGGCCGATGACCGCATCATGTTCCTTCGCAACGAACGCGAACTGGGCGTGAAGAATGGCTCCCTTGGTACCGTCGAACAGATCGATCCCAGCCGCATGGCAGTGCGGCTCGACGATGGCCGGCACATCGCCTTCGACCTCAAGGATTATTCGGATGTCACCCACGGTTACGCCGCCACCATCCACAAGGCGCAGGGCGTCACCGTCGATCGCGTCCATGTGCTGGCCACACCCGGGCTCGACCGGCACGCAGCCTATGTCGCGCTGTCCCGCCACCGTGACGCAGTCCATCTTCACTATGGCCGCGACGACTTTGCGGATGGCGACCGGCTCGCCCGTACGCTGTCGCGCGACCGGCCGAAGGACAACGCGCTCGATTACGAACAGAGCACGACTCGATTTGCCGAGCGGCGGGGTTTCGACCGGTCTGCGATCCTCGATGCGCTTGCGCGGGAGCCGTTGGTCGACGGCGCCCATACCGCGCCGGAGCCAGAGCGACGTCGCGGCAGGTTCGCGGGCCTACGCCTGCGCGTGCCTGCTGCCGATGTGGAGCAAAAGCGCGGGAGGTTTGACGGGCTCAAGCTGCCGACGGCAGCCCAGCCGCAGCCGGTGGAGCGGGGTAGCGGACTTGCCGCCGCCGTCCAGCGCTATGCCCGCGCTGTGCAGGACATCGGTCGCATGACCGGGCAGGGTCTACCCGCCCTTGAGTATCAGAAGGCCGCCCGAGCGCAAGCAGCACAGGCGCTGGACGTGGTGCAGAAGGACGGCGCCCGCGATCTCAACGCGGCATTCGAACGCGAACCCGGATTGGTCAGTGAGGCCGCCAATGGCCGAGCCGCCAACGCTATGCGCCAGATGCAGCTTGAGACTGAGCTGCGCACCAATCCCGAGCTGCGCGCTGACCGGTTCGTGCAGACGTGGCAGCAGCTCAGGAGCCAGCGCGAGAAGCTGGAGGGCTGGCAAAATGAACAGGCGCGCGACGCGGTCGAGAACCGCATGCGAGCGATGGCGAAGGGGCTGGAGAAGGATCCGGCGCTCGGCGCTGCGCTCAGCAGCCGGGGCAGCCAGCTGCTCGGTCGGCAATGGTCTCCGGAATGGTCGCCGGGTAGCCGGGACGGCGGCATCGGCGCGGCGATCGGCGATCAGGCCCGCACGCGATCGGTAATCCAGCAACTGACGTTCTCGATCGATCGAAGGCGCAACCTCGGGATCGGGCTATGA
- a CDS encoding DUF6118 family protein, protein MSAETIPQSADTIDDPEVAFDAMTRKLAGLTATVDGFAARQQELHGRDYGPDFAGIHGRLDKANVAVRTLSELPAMQLTPETIASQIRSAGEQGRAADHQAWSIANQQLGNAIQSINGVVASARAAEKQRLWIAGAAAAALVIGFAFGTVIPTRIAHAVPENWLWPEAAAARMLQRDSWSAGERLLQVSNAARWRFLTESAQIAEQNAEALASCGRRAAQRRKPLDCVIKVGKAPSH, encoded by the coding sequence ATGAGTGCTGAAACCATACCCCAGTCGGCGGACACAATCGACGATCCGGAAGTGGCATTCGATGCCATGACCCGCAAGCTTGCCGGGCTGACTGCTACGGTGGATGGGTTCGCAGCACGCCAACAGGAGCTGCACGGGCGCGACTACGGTCCAGACTTTGCCGGGATCCACGGACGCCTGGACAAAGCGAACGTGGCCGTCCGGACATTGAGCGAGCTTCCGGCGATGCAGCTCACGCCTGAAACGATCGCGTCGCAGATCAGGTCTGCGGGTGAGCAAGGTCGCGCTGCCGACCATCAGGCGTGGAGCATTGCCAATCAGCAGCTCGGCAACGCGATTCAGTCAATCAATGGCGTGGTCGCGTCTGCACGGGCGGCCGAGAAGCAACGACTGTGGATCGCGGGTGCCGCGGCAGCTGCGCTGGTGATCGGGTTTGCGTTCGGGACAGTCATTCCTACCCGGATCGCGCATGCGGTGCCGGAGAACTGGCTATGGCCCGAGGCCGCCGCCGCGCGCATGCTGCAACGAGATTCTTGGAGCGCGGGCGAGCGATTGCTTCAGGTGTCGAACGCTGCGCGGTGGAGGTTTCTAACTGAGTCGGCCCAGATCGCTGAACAAAATGCAGAGGCGCTGGCGAGCTGCGGCAGGCGCGCGGCGCAAAGGCGGAAACCTCTCGATTGCGTGATCAAGGTTGGGAAAGCGCCATCCCACTAG
- a CDS encoding TIR domain-containing protein translates to MRTLADLLQQEGVRTFYDEFEKVSLWGKDLYAHLQDIYQNQARYCVMFVSKHYAKKAWTSHERRSAQSRALVSETEYLLPVRFDDTSIPGVPDTIGFVDLRETSPQQLRDIIVGKIGPRPRENYFPPLPDRLFKRLKARSQREKDLIAIVSQRFFKALTMTDKEERGLIYNIFSHSCPVELPENVHVDLDLLRRITKMSPSRIKRVAARISSLGFEYRIRDSDCPTDDSGHSGPLLVLEWQNRSIEYGGNFTWLASELIECSGENFLR, encoded by the coding sequence GTGAGGACACTAGCAGACCTGCTTCAGCAGGAGGGTGTTCGCACATTTTATGATGAATTTGAAAAGGTCAGCCTCTGGGGAAAGGACTTATACGCCCATCTTCAAGACATATATCAAAATCAAGCCAGATATTGCGTCATGTTTGTCTCAAAGCATTACGCGAAGAAGGCTTGGACGTCTCATGAACGGCGGAGTGCACAATCGAGAGCGCTCGTAAGTGAAACTGAATATTTGCTTCCGGTTAGATTTGATGACACGTCTATTCCCGGCGTACCGGATACCATTGGATTTGTTGACTTACGAGAAACTAGTCCTCAGCAGTTGCGCGACATCATTGTCGGCAAGATCGGGCCGCGCCCACGCGAGAACTATTTCCCTCCCCTGCCTGATCGCCTGTTTAAGAGGCTAAAGGCGAGGAGTCAGAGGGAAAAAGATCTTATTGCGATCGTGTCGCAAAGGTTCTTCAAGGCATTGACGATGACGGACAAGGAGGAACGTGGGTTAATATATAACATTTTTTCTCATTCCTGCCCAGTTGAGCTGCCTGAAAATGTTCACGTCGACTTGGATCTCCTGCGACGCATCACCAAAATGTCGCCCTCCCGGATCAAACGGGTGGCGGCGCGCATAAGCTCACTCGGCTTCGAGTATCGTATTCGCGACAGTGACTGCCCGACAGATGACAGCGGTCATAGTGGCCCGCTACTGGTGTTAGAGTGGCAAAACAGGTCCATCGAATACGGAGGAAATTTCACCTGGTTAGCATCAGAGCTTATAGAATGCTCCGGAGAAAATTTTTTGCGATGA
- a CDS encoding TIR domain-containing protein, with translation MESRKSFNAEYLRKSISKNIVGTSATCVLTGENTWVRSWCRFEIARSLLNGNGIFAVRIDHLWCIGQRCYGEWGPNPLDYIAVGRDAQGRIYVYEYIGGGWHKMESMSKQLMRWPKWLAPVANGYVQPLSTGAPIYDYDSQNGVRRLLYWANQAAKAAGR, from the coding sequence GTGGAAAGCCGCAAGAGCTTCAACGCGGAGTATCTCCGGAAATCAATCAGCAAGAACATCGTCGGCACAAGCGCAACCTGCGTGCTAACCGGCGAGAATACTTGGGTGCGGTCATGGTGCCGATTTGAGATTGCTCGATCGTTGCTTAACGGCAACGGCATCTTCGCCGTTCGGATCGATCACCTCTGGTGCATTGGGCAGCGCTGTTACGGGGAATGGGGACCGAACCCGCTCGACTATATCGCGGTGGGCAGAGACGCACAGGGCCGCATCTACGTTTATGAATACATCGGCGGCGGCTGGCACAAGATGGAGAGCATGTCCAAGCAGCTGATGCGGTGGCCCAAGTGGCTGGCGCCGGTTGCCAACGGATATGTGCAGCCGCTCTCCACGGGTGCGCCAATCTACGACTATGATAGCCAGAACGGGGTCCGGCGGTTGCTTTATTGGGCTAACCAAGCTGCGAAGGCCGCGGGGCGCTGA